The Vicinamibacterales bacterium region CCTGCTGAACGGCGCCGAGGCGGCCCTCCGCTTCGGCGCCACCATGGACGCCGGGAAAGTGCGCGACCTCGCCGCGCTCCTCAACTCCGGCGTGCTCGAGCCGGGCCCGCTGCGGATCGTCGGTGAGCTCGGGCGCGCCCTGGCCGACACCGCGGCGTCGCCGCCGCAGACGATCGGCGTGCTCGGGCTGGTGAGCGCGCTGCGGCAGCCGGACGTCCAGCGCGCGCTGGGATTCCTCGTCATCTTCGCCGAGCACTTCGGCCGCCGCCTGCGTGAATCGCCGGGCGTCCCGCGCTGACTTCCGAAGGAACTCCGATGGATA contains the following coding sequences:
- a CDS encoding DUF1641 domain-containing protein, whose translation is MTPEATATAVAAIGGAEIPGAGAALQTIEERTRAIAEVTDALRPLLALAHQAPAFAAILIDSFDDAMRAASASGIDVERGLLNGAEAALRFGATMDAGKVRDLAALLNSGVLEPGPLRIVGELGRALADTAASPPQTIGVLGLVSALRQPDVQRALGFLVIFAEHFGRRLRESPGVPR